In Cicer arietinum cultivar CDC Frontier isolate Library 1 chromosome 1, Cicar.CDCFrontier_v2.0, whole genome shotgun sequence, one DNA window encodes the following:
- the LOC101505805 gene encoding aspartic proteinase 36, with protein sequence MTNIVVPVVCTGYLPLTRTVSLNDHVKMDVLRARDRVRHSRILGGVGIGNFPVQGSADPNSYGLYTTKIKLGSPPKEFTVIIDTGSDLLWVNCNTCDNCPQSSGRGVKLNFFDMTSSSTVSLVHCSNPLCPFGVQGTDAQCSPHAQCSYLYKFQDKSATSGVYISDEIYFDTIPEKSSPASVNSSATVFFGCSTHQFGSLAVPVKAYDGILGFGPGSLSVVSQLSPKGIIPKAFSHCLKGDRNGGGILVLGEIVEPSIAYSPLVPSQPHYNLNLESIAVNGQLLSINPVVFAASKSGERGTVVDSGTTLAYLVEEAYDSLINAIATAVSQFATPTFSEGSPCYLVSTSLDIFPSISFNFAGGASMDLKPAQYLVHYDLMNAAAWCIGFQKTETGPSVLGDLVLKDKIVVYDLANQRIGWTNYDCSKPVNVSVILSKDKYNNPKARRSSASNFSMLLHATIVALLMHIM encoded by the exons ATGACCAACATTGTTGTCCCAGTGGTGTGCACTGGTTACCTCCCTCTAACACGGACAGTTTCACTTAACGATCACGTTAAGATGGACGTGTTGAGAGCTCGCGACAGAGTTCGCCACTCAAGAATATTGGGTGGTGTTGGAATCGGCAACTTCCCAGTCCAAGGCTCCGCTGATCCAAACTCCTACGG ACTATACACTACAAAAATAAAGTTGGGATCTCCGCCAAAGGAATTTACGGTTATAATTGATACGGGAAGTGACCTTTTGTGGGTTAACTGCAATACATGTGATAATTGTCCTCAATCTAGTGGACGTGGG GTTAAGCTCAATTTCTTTGACATGACTAGTTCATCCACAGTTTCCCTGGTTCATTGCTCGAACCCCTTATGTCCTTTTGGGGTTCAAGGTACGGATGCTCAATGCTCTCCTCATGCTCAGTGCAGCTACTTGTACAAGTTCCAAGATAAGAGTGCTACCTCGGGTGTTTATATCAgtgatgaaatttattttgacaCAATCCCCGAGAAGTCTTCTCCTGCTAGTGTGAACTCATCAGCCACTGTTTTTTTTGG GTGTAGCACCCATCAGTTTGGATCTTTGGCCGTGCCAGTAAAAGCATATGATGGAATCCTTGGGTTTGGCCCCGGTTCCCTATCCGTTGTATCACAATTGTCACCAAAAGGAATAATACCGAAAGCTTTCTCTCATTGCTTGAAAGGAGACCGCAATGGAGGAGGCATTCTTGTTCTTGGTGAGATTGTGGAGCCAAGTATTGCTTACAGTCCACTTGTCCCATCGCA ACCTCATTACAACTTGAATCTTGAGAGCATTGCTGTCAACGGACAACTTCTCTCAATCAATCCAGTTGTATTTGCAGCATCAAAATCTGGTGAGCGAGGAACAGTTGTTGACAGCGGTACAACATTGGCGTATCTTGTCGAAGAAGCCTACGATTCTCTTATCAATGCC ATTGCTACTGCAGTGTCACAGTTTGCCACACCCACATTTTCAGAAGGAAGCCCGTGCTATCTGGTCTCAACCAG TTTAGATATTTTTCCTTCAATCAGTTTTAACTTTGCGGGTGGAGCATCCATGGATTTAAAACCAGCACAATACCTCGTGCACTATGATTTAATG AACGCTGCAGCGTGGTGCATAGGTTTCCAGAAAACAGAAACTGGACCCTCAGTATTAGGAG ATCTTGTCTTGAAAGATAAGATAGTTGTTTACGACTTAGCTAATCAGCGCATAGGATGGACTAATTATGATT GTTCTAAGCCGGTAAACGTCTCTGTGATCTTGAGCAAGGATAAGTACAACAATCCAAAAGCAAGACGGTCAAGTGCCAGCAACTTCTCCATGTTGTTACATGCAACCATTGTGGCACTTTTGATGCACATAATGTAA
- the LOC101506336 gene encoding soluble inorganic pyrophosphatase 6, chloroplastic, protein MAATRAITIASNSTYSLLTNKPFLAGRALRLNNLKLFSRTNRSYTCKAIYYPEVTVKDEGQPQTLDYRVFFLDKSGKKVSPWHDIPLQLGNGVFNFIVEIPKESSAKMEVATDEPFTPIKQDTKKGKLRFYPYNIHWNYGLLPQTWEDPSLANHEVEGAFGDNDPVDVVEIGERQRKIGEVLKVKPLAALAMIDEGELDWKIVAISLDDPKASLVNDVDDVEKHFPGTLTAIRDWFRDYKIPDGKPANRFGLGNKAVNKDYALKIITETNESWSKLVKRSIPAGELSLV, encoded by the exons ATGGCTGCCACCAGAGCGATAACCATAGCCAGCAATTCAACCTACTCTCTTCTTACCAACAAACCCTTTCTCGCTGGCCGTGCCCTTCGCCTCAACAACCTCAAGCTTTTTTCTAGAACCAACAGGTCTTATACTTGCAAGGCCATCTATTACCCTGAGGTTACTGTCAAGGATGAAGGTCAACCTCAAACCCTCGATTATAGAGTCTTCTTTCTCGACAAATCTGGCAAAAAG GTTTCTCCCTGGCATGATATTCCATTGCAGCTAGGTAATGGTGTCTTCAACTTCATTGTTGAGATACCAAAAGAATCCAGTGCAAAGATGGAGGTTGCCACTGACGAGCCTTTCACTCCCATTAAACAAGATACGAAAAAGGGAAAGCTTCGATTTTACCC CTATAATATTCATTGGAACTATGGCTTACTTCCACAAACATGGGAAGATCCATCTCTTGCAAACCATGAAGTTGAAGGAGCATTTGGAGATAACGATCCAG TTGATGTGGTTGAGATTGGCGAAAGGCAAAGGAAAATAGGAGAAGTTCTCAAGGTCAAACCCTTGGCTGCATTAGCCATGATTGATGAAGGAGAACTTGATTGGAAAATAGTTGCAATTTCATTAGATGATCCAAAAGCTTCACTTGTAAATGATGTTGATGACGTTGAGAAGCATTTTCCT GGAACCCTCACTGCAATTAGGGACTGGTTCAGAGACTACAAGATTCCTGATGGGAAGCCTGCTAATAGATTTGGTCTTGGCAACAAAGCAGTAAATAAG GATTATGCGCTTAAGATAATCACAGAGACGAACGAGTCTTGGAGTAAACTTGTGAAGAGATCAATTCCTGCTGGAGAGTTGTCACTTGTGTAA
- the LOC101506885 gene encoding transcription factor bHLH19-like — translation MSSHMEISSIRGLPELGIMEDPNFLHQWNHHISSIDTFGDALQKHPNFNTKTSMETLLAAGSERPMKQLKNNSWNYNNSPQTSDTHQYXSCCNLVSFVDSNYTSNQLGLLKPKSEMVCPKIDNATLANMLINQGNLGNQNHVFKAFQKAKDVDTRPNKLSQAHDHIVAERKRREKLSQRFIALSALVPGLKKMDKASVLGDAIKYLKQMQEKVNVLEEEQKRKKTVESVVIVKKSQLSNDGEDSCSDTDNSTFDETLPEIEARFCERNVLIRLHCLKSQGVIEKTISEIEKLNLKVNNSSALTFGNFTLDITIIAQMDVGFCMTLKDVVRKLRSAYSSFM, via the exons ATGAGTTCTCATATGGAGATTTCATCAATCAGAGGCTTACCTGAATTG GGGATAATGGAAGATCCTAACTTTCTGCATCAATGGAATCACCACATAAGCTCTATTGATACTTTTGGAGATGCTTTACAAAAACATCCAAACTTCAACACCAAAACAAGCATGGAAACTTTGCTTGCTGCTGGAAGCGAAAGACCGATGAAACAGCTAAAAAACAACAGCTGGAATTACAACAACAGTCCTCAAACATCAGACACACACCAGTAT NNTTCCTGCTGCAATCTTGTTTCATTTGTTGATTCAAATTACACAAGTAATCAATTGGGACTATTGAAGCCTAAGTCTGAGATGGTGTGTCCTAAAATCGATAACGCTACGCTTGCCAACATGTTGATTAATCAAGGAAACTTGGGGAATCAAAATCATGTCTTCAAAGCTTTTCAAAAGGCCAAAGATGTTGACACTCGTCCTAATAAGCTTTCTCAAGCTCATGATCATATTGTAGCCGAAAGGAAGCGTCGAGAGAAGCTTAGCCAGCGATTCATCGCGCTATCTGCTCTTGTTCCAGGCCTAAAGAAG ATGGACAAAGCTTCTGTTCTTGGAGATGCAATAAAGTACTTGAAGCAAATGCAAGAGAAAGTGAATGTTCTTGAGGAGGAAcagaaaaggaagaaaactGTGGAATCTGTTGTAATTGTGAAGAAATCTCAACTTTCAAATGATGGTGAAGACTCTTGTTCAGACACAGATAATAGTACATTTGATGAAACATTACCTGAAATTGAAGCAAGATTTTGTGAAAGAAATGTCCTCATAAGACTACACTGTCTTAAGAGTCAAGGAGTTATTGAGAAAACAATTAGTGAAATTGAGAAACTCAATCTAAAAGTCAACAATAGCAGTGCCTTGACTTTTGGGAATTTCACACTTGATATAACCATTATTGCTCAG ATGGATGTGGGATTTTGCATGACATTGAAGGATGTTGTGAGAAAGCTACGCTCAGCTTATTCGTCTTTCATGTGA